The proteins below come from a single Methanothrix thermoacetophila PT genomic window:
- a CDS encoding deoxyribonuclease IV, with the protein MRFGVHISIAGGIHLSVRRAIELGCDTYQIFTSNPRGWHTKQLSDDVIEAFKSQLSRSGIWPVVGHMPYLPNLASPRESVYSRSVQALKDELMRCSALGIPYLVTHMGSHLGSGRDSGISRIVGAIEAALPDSNGTKILLETTSGSKNSIGGRFEDLADVLERVGSDLLGICLDTCHVFAAGYDLRDEKSLDATLRAFDSTAGLKDLMLIHLNDSVGDLGSGLDRHEHIGMGKIGLNGFAAVINDYRLRELPMILETPVDKRRDDRGNLEVVRGISRIVPS; encoded by the coding sequence GTGAGATTTGGCGTGCATATATCGATAGCTGGTGGCATTCACCTCTCTGTGAGGAGGGCGATCGAGCTTGGATGTGATACATATCAGATATTCACATCGAATCCGAGAGGCTGGCACACAAAGCAGCTCTCAGATGATGTCATAGAGGCCTTTAAAAGCCAGCTCAGCCGCTCGGGAATATGGCCGGTTGTGGGACACATGCCATATCTTCCTAATCTGGCCTCCCCCAGGGAGAGCGTTTATTCCAGATCGGTACAGGCACTGAAGGATGAGCTGATGAGATGCAGCGCCCTGGGGATTCCGTATCTGGTAACGCACATGGGAAGCCACCTGGGTTCTGGCAGAGATTCAGGCATATCCCGCATAGTCGGCGCGATCGAGGCCGCACTCCCTGATTCAAATGGCACAAAGATCCTTCTGGAGACAACATCTGGATCAAAAAACAGCATCGGTGGCAGGTTCGAAGATCTTGCTGATGTCCTGGAGAGGGTTGGGTCGGATCTACTCGGCATCTGCCTTGATACTTGCCATGTATTCGCTGCCGGATACGATCTCAGGGACGAGAAAAGCCTGGATGCAACCCTGAGAGCATTCGACAGCACCGCTGGACTGAAAGACCTCATGCTGATCCATCTCAACGACTCGGTGGGCGATCTCGGATCTGGCCTGGACAGGCATGAGCACATCGGCATGGGCAAAATCGGATTGAACGGATTCGCAGCGGTGATAAACGATTACCGCCTCAGAGAGCTGCCCATGATACTGGAGACGCCTGTCGATAAGAGGAGAGACGATCGTGGGAATCTCGAGGTCGTCCGTGGAATCAGCCGAATAGTGCCCTCATGA
- the mmp11 gene encoding methanogenesis marker protein 11 has protein sequence MCLVVCDLDDPYVVAYKQIHAISSPSGDLVEILERSSCYGGSAWARYHYSKGPLVVSSRNLGEWFRYFVRTGEVDLDLISSKRSAGISSVFVKGDEVEITYTGLGGGGVGATFTRAKAGDVLRSRTTEAGGGRVATGTIVVPRRERLVIGVDNTDSKTTGATWSLVHNISEKVDRYEARYISHSLVQLFPVPTKTQNCVSTAVEFACIPGRERGMIEDFRNLLERYTVSDETGMVVCRSFDPSMLFEYAKRCRLDRVSYEDALNAAQSAGLEIVMDGQGLIGAVAAVPYFGDPDRSVVPEWLCEEH, from the coding sequence GTGTGTCTGGTGGTCTGCGATCTGGATGATCCCTACGTGGTGGCATACAAGCAGATACATGCCATCTCCAGCCCGTCCGGGGATCTGGTGGAGATACTCGAGAGGTCCAGCTGCTACGGCGGCTCTGCCTGGGCCAGGTATCACTACAGCAAGGGCCCGCTGGTTGTGTCCTCAAGAAACCTGGGCGAGTGGTTCAGATACTTCGTCAGAACAGGAGAGGTGGATCTGGATCTCATATCCTCAAAAAGGTCCGCTGGCATCTCATCTGTATTTGTGAAAGGCGATGAGGTCGAGATTACCTATACAGGCCTCGGAGGAGGTGGTGTCGGTGCCACGTTCACAAGGGCGAAAGCTGGAGATGTGCTGAGATCGAGAACAACAGAGGCAGGTGGGGGGAGGGTGGCGACAGGAACCATTGTCGTCCCGAGAAGGGAGCGGCTGGTGATCGGGGTCGACAACACAGACTCGAAGACCACAGGAGCGACATGGTCGCTCGTGCACAACATCTCCGAGAAGGTCGACAGATACGAGGCGAGGTACATCTCACACTCTCTCGTTCAGCTATTCCCCGTTCCCACGAAGACCCAGAACTGCGTCTCGACCGCGGTGGAGTTCGCATGCATCCCCGGAAGAGAGCGTGGCATGATAGAGGATTTCAGGAATCTTCTTGAGAGATACACAGTCTCAGATGAGACTGGTATGGTGGTATGCAGGAGCTTCGACCCATCCATGCTGTTCGAATATGCAAAGCGTTGTAGGCTGGATAGGGTGAGCTATGAGGATGCACTGAACGCCGCGCAGAGCGCCGGGCTGGAGATTGTGATGGATGGGCAGGGGCTCATTGGCGCGGTTGCTGCAGTGCCGTACTTTGGAGACCCTGATCGATCTGTTGTGCCGGAGTGGCTATGCGAGGAGCATTAG
- the twy1 gene encoding 4-demethylwyosine synthase TYW1 yields MDPAALERQGYHLVGEGAVKPCLWLKRSLRGREQCYKHHFYGIESHRCVQMTPVLHCNHLCLHCWRPVDDSFPLPERWTEPEDLLDLVLREQRRILSGYWGSDVVDRARLQDASTPKHVAISLMGEPTFYPHLRGLIKAINERGMTSFLVTNGTNPDVLKDVDPTQLYISINAPDEDTYRRVSGGRDWNRILESLAMMRDLRCRTVVRITLIRGVNMFNPDAYARLLDAEPDFVEVKAYMHLGRSRYRLSRDAMPSHEEVVSFASALAESMGYTLEDQVSLSRVALLTRGNVQRKLDKL; encoded by the coding sequence ATGGATCCTGCGGCACTTGAGCGACAGGGGTACCATCTCGTTGGGGAAGGCGCGGTGAAGCCATGCCTGTGGCTTAAGAGGAGCCTGAGAGGGAGAGAGCAGTGCTACAAGCATCACTTCTACGGCATTGAGAGCCATCGTTGTGTGCAGATGACGCCGGTGCTGCACTGCAACCATCTCTGCCTCCACTGCTGGCGGCCTGTGGATGATTCATTTCCACTGCCTGAGAGATGGACCGAGCCGGAGGATCTCCTGGATCTAGTGCTCAGGGAGCAGAGGAGGATACTGTCCGGTTACTGGGGCTCCGATGTCGTCGACCGCGCGAGGCTCCAGGATGCCTCTACACCAAAACATGTGGCGATATCGCTCATGGGGGAGCCAACTTTCTACCCGCATCTCAGAGGTCTGATAAAGGCGATAAACGAGAGGGGGATGACATCGTTCCTGGTCACCAATGGCACGAATCCTGATGTTCTGAAAGATGTGGATCCGACGCAGCTCTACATAAGCATAAACGCTCCGGACGAGGATACCTACAGAAGGGTCTCCGGCGGGAGGGATTGGAATCGCATCCTGGAGAGCCTGGCCATGATGCGCGATCTGAGATGCAGGACCGTGGTCAGGATCACGCTCATCAGGGGCGTGAACATGTTCAACCCCGATGCATACGCCCGACTTCTGGATGCAGAGCCGGACTTCGTGGAGGTAAAGGCCTACATGCACCTCGGCAGATCGAGATACAGGTTATCGAGAGACGCGATGCCATCACATGAGGAGGTCGTGAGCTTCGCCTCGGCGCTTGCCGAATCCATGGGATACACACTGGAGGACCAGGTGAGCCTCAGCAGGGTGGCTCTCCTCACCCGTGGAAACGTCCAGAGAAAACTAGATAAACTGTGA
- a CDS encoding COG1361 family protein: MTVRTDFTDVAAGDVLDYTCILRNTGDRTLSNISVTDGTREIGFRDTLPPGDVFSIRAKTPPILSPSRFKLTASSDGRELASQEFSIGVVEKEERSTPYPALRATVESSRIGGGSEHRIRIANTGKTELRRVKIVDRRNSVLGIIPALAPGESHTLVIGSVDVTGLRVLALNEAGEHLAGDVRYTGSRPGSAIAAESSETTLRTMEYRPSSSLDLILETSTTRARAGENISYRCTVINSCSDVIYNVDLLCHEKRMTTQFILPKRSVCIEGNFTINSTTEIRANVSGSDRNGALVTNETSVLIWVVSPELNISASADPPKIISGGVTNITVKLENSGSDLLRDIVVEDSFGHIGEIKELKPGEVSHVSRKRQITSSIDDIVMASARDSTGKEIYAFSQIAVHVYRAGMNLSLDPSELFLYPGEETEVLCTVENTGEVSLRNVTLAGIRSARIGEIPPGTETRIAASISSDISKDVTITATGYGDGDQVVSDTAVLSMKVIRPNITLSVMPTRVVTPAGDEFNVSCLVSNSGTDLLHDVQISESEIGTVASLGDLAPGEFRTVTPSISVNKNRTLRFTAAGRDARGRIWSADASSEAVVVEAALNLKISVSPEAARFGDKVRISCTVENVGGVPLQEIFVTSRVIGPMGSIDFLAPKQRKTVTMTIPLTMDISDTVTAEGLTPSRGHVLDREPLSIRLLKGLEPRPSGKSQNSAPAASKAGVYVNDSSVKEIGANALNESESIASLAKTVTSNTTSSFTDGAAGNSSSGNAVASENVSRAVKERASDVLSSDGHRESIPTSKDQSALSILRDVIRYIQELITRKQIDVSRQNATGRDVSSESGNISLEAYDPSLNTTLGIESVRDIRVPVRILDVTAIPPEPVAGAPVRVVAHIRGDSDVDTVVLEYGVADQSIARADMVNMKRTSQIKMLLESGSKSDGYWSCLIPGQSAGTILGISVRAECGQSSAEDGPYMLQWVSQAPSRRPSPLPETKTKGDGMLYIESTTVSGRGEVSIRDTFMENSMSYEEDLKGSGSLDMESVRCMEKSNPTVNFTEIKDISFDGGVLKGFKRFDSPVFHGGMGASITERFNMSQLDKSERGMIRSINYRNNTVAFSTEQAFEGMWNTRTEYSKFSKKMKADQRLNGSFQIQKNIKFQD; encoded by the coding sequence ATGACAGTCAGAACCGATTTTACGGATGTCGCCGCCGGCGATGTACTGGATTACACCTGCATCCTCAGAAACACCGGAGATCGCACACTCTCAAATATATCTGTTACAGATGGCACCAGAGAGATAGGGTTTCGCGACACCCTGCCACCAGGGGACGTCTTCAGCATAAGAGCGAAGACGCCACCTATCTTATCACCATCACGGTTCAAACTCACAGCAAGCTCAGATGGGAGAGAGTTGGCATCCCAAGAGTTCAGCATCGGGGTTGTGGAGAAGGAGGAGCGCAGTACACCATACCCTGCTCTCAGGGCAACTGTTGAGAGCAGCAGGATCGGAGGAGGTTCTGAGCACAGGATACGGATCGCGAATACTGGGAAGACCGAGCTGAGACGCGTTAAGATAGTCGACCGCAGGAACAGCGTCCTCGGCATAATACCTGCGCTTGCCCCAGGGGAGAGCCATACGCTTGTGATAGGCTCAGTGGATGTTACAGGTCTTAGAGTCCTGGCTTTAAACGAGGCCGGAGAGCATCTTGCCGGTGATGTCAGATACACTGGGTCACGCCCGGGATCCGCAATCGCTGCTGAATCCTCAGAGACCACCCTCCGGACTATGGAGTACAGGCCATCCAGCAGCCTGGATCTGATCCTAGAGACGAGCACTACCAGAGCACGAGCTGGGGAGAATATCAGCTACCGATGTACTGTCATAAACTCTTGCAGCGACGTTATCTACAACGTGGATCTGCTCTGCCATGAGAAGAGAATGACAACCCAGTTCATCCTTCCCAAAAGATCTGTATGCATAGAGGGTAACTTCACCATCAACTCCACGACAGAGATCAGAGCGAACGTATCCGGGAGCGACAGGAATGGTGCTCTAGTCACGAATGAGACATCTGTGCTGATATGGGTCGTCTCACCTGAGCTGAATATAAGTGCCAGCGCCGACCCCCCAAAGATAATATCGGGAGGGGTGACAAATATCACCGTCAAACTGGAGAATTCCGGATCTGATTTGCTCAGGGATATCGTTGTGGAGGACAGCTTCGGCCATATAGGGGAGATAAAAGAGCTGAAGCCAGGTGAGGTGAGCCATGTAAGCAGGAAGCGACAGATCACCTCATCGATAGATGATATTGTAATGGCGTCTGCCAGGGACTCAACTGGCAAGGAGATTTATGCGTTCTCACAGATAGCTGTGCATGTCTACCGAGCCGGTATGAACCTCTCGCTGGATCCATCAGAGCTTTTTCTCTATCCGGGAGAGGAGACAGAGGTCCTGTGCACAGTGGAGAACACCGGGGAGGTATCTCTCAGGAACGTGACGCTTGCTGGAATCAGGAGCGCCAGGATCGGGGAGATCCCGCCAGGAACTGAGACGAGAATAGCTGCTTCCATCTCATCCGATATCTCAAAAGATGTAACGATCACCGCAACCGGATACGGGGATGGCGATCAGGTCGTCTCCGACACTGCGGTTCTATCGATGAAGGTAATCAGGCCGAACATAACGCTGTCTGTGATGCCGACTCGCGTTGTGACCCCTGCTGGAGATGAATTCAACGTGAGCTGTCTCGTCTCCAACTCCGGCACGGATCTCCTGCATGATGTGCAGATCTCGGAATCCGAGATCGGGACTGTTGCATCCCTTGGAGACCTGGCGCCTGGCGAGTTCAGAACAGTCACTCCTTCAATTTCCGTTAACAAGAACCGCACGCTGAGATTCACGGCCGCCGGAAGAGACGCCCGCGGCAGGATCTGGAGCGCAGATGCATCCTCTGAGGCGGTTGTGGTCGAGGCAGCTTTGAATCTCAAGATCAGCGTCTCGCCAGAGGCGGCACGCTTTGGGGATAAGGTGAGGATCTCATGCACCGTTGAGAACGTGGGCGGTGTGCCGCTGCAGGAGATATTCGTAACGAGCAGGGTCATAGGGCCCATGGGAAGCATAGATTTCCTGGCCCCGAAGCAGAGGAAAACTGTGACCATGACGATACCGCTCACAATGGACATCTCGGATACGGTTACAGCTGAGGGGCTGACCCCATCGAGAGGGCATGTTCTGGATAGGGAGCCCCTGAGCATAAGGCTTCTCAAGGGGCTCGAGCCGAGGCCATCGGGAAAATCGCAGAACAGCGCTCCGGCTGCATCAAAAGCAGGCGTGTATGTTAACGATTCTTCAGTAAAAGAGATCGGCGCGAATGCATTAAACGAGAGCGAATCGATCGCATCGCTCGCCAAAACAGTCACATCAAACACTACCAGTTCCTTCACAGATGGTGCAGCTGGGAATTCATCCTCCGGAAACGCGGTCGCATCTGAGAACGTGAGCAGAGCTGTAAAGGAGAGGGCATCTGATGTGCTCAGCTCAGATGGACACCGCGAAAGCATTCCTACATCGAAAGATCAGTCTGCTCTCTCAATCCTCAGAGATGTGATCAGATACATCCAGGAGTTGATAACGAGAAAGCAGATCGATGTCTCGAGACAGAACGCCACTGGCAGAGATGTGTCATCTGAATCTGGCAACATTTCCCTGGAAGCATACGATCCATCCCTGAACACAACACTGGGGATAGAGAGCGTGAGGGATATTCGGGTTCCGGTCCGCATTCTGGACGTCACTGCTATACCGCCAGAACCTGTTGCAGGTGCTCCTGTCAGGGTTGTCGCCCACATCAGAGGCGACTCAGATGTTGATACTGTCGTCCTGGAGTACGGGGTGGCGGACCAGAGCATAGCCAGAGCCGATATGGTAAACATGAAGAGGACCTCCCAGATCAAGATGCTCCTTGAAAGCGGTAGCAAGAGTGACGGCTATTGGAGCTGCTTGATCCCCGGGCAGAGCGCGGGGACAATTCTGGGGATATCGGTCAGGGCCGAATGCGGCCAGAGCAGCGCAGAGGATGGGCCGTACATGCTGCAGTGGGTCTCCCAGGCTCCATCAAGAAGACCGAGCCCTCTGCCTGAGACGAAAACAAAGGGAGACGGAATGCTCTACATCGAGTCCACGACTGTTAGCGGAAGAGGGGAGGTCTCGATAAGAGACACGTTCATGGAGAACTCTATGTCATATGAGGAAGACCTGAAGGGAAGCGGGAGCCTGGACATGGAGTCTGTCAGGTGCATGGAGAAGTCGAACCCCACGGTCAACTTCACCGAGATCAAGGATATCTCCTTCGATGGCGGCGTTCTGAAGGGCTTTAAGCGGTTCGACTCGCCTGTCTTCCACGGCGGGATGGGCGCAAGCATCACAGAGCGATTCAACATGAGCCAGCTCGATAAGAGCGAGCGAGGGATGATTCGATCTATAAATTACAGAAACAACACGGTGGCGTTCTCCACAGAGCAGGCGTTCGAGGGAATGTGGAATACCAGAACCGAGTACTCCAAGTTCAGCAAGAAGATGAAGGCTGATCAGAGACTCAATGGAAGCTTCCAGATACAGAAGAACATAAAGTTCCAGGACTAG
- a CDS encoding phosphate ABC transporter substrate-binding protein, producing MAVPKIVGIIPILILIVVLILLALPSDSVDRIRVSGSTTVMPLAELCAEEFNFMYREYMVTVTAGGSGVGIIDAAEGRADIAMSSREIKPSERALYERPDRKFKEILVGYDAIIVVVSPQIYNSSVRSLTATEVKKIYSGEIRNWKSVGGPDREIMVVGRKAGSGTRDTFNEIIMGSAAAETPGVSIEALDSSEVKTAILGSDRAIGYLGYSYVRTGGVVPLALDGVYPTMDNIRGGNYTLARKLYFYTFGEPTAGAKAFIDFVLGPEGRRIAETNGFIPP from the coding sequence ATGGCAGTACCTAAAATAGTGGGCATCATTCCTATCCTGATACTGATCGTCGTGCTCATCCTGCTCGCTCTGCCATCAGACAGTGTGGATAGGATTCGCGTCTCCGGATCCACCACCGTCATGCCCCTTGCAGAGCTCTGCGCCGAGGAGTTCAATTTCATGTACAGGGAGTACATGGTGACGGTCACAGCCGGCGGATCCGGTGTGGGGATAATCGACGCTGCCGAGGGAAGAGCGGATATAGCCATGTCCTCGAGGGAAATAAAGCCCTCTGAAAGGGCGCTTTATGAGAGGCCTGATCGCAAATTCAAGGAGATACTGGTCGGCTACGATGCGATAATAGTAGTCGTGAGCCCGCAGATATACAACAGCAGTGTGAGGAGTCTCACAGCGACAGAAGTCAAAAAGATATATTCCGGAGAGATAAGAAACTGGAAATCCGTCGGAGGCCCTGATAGAGAGATCATGGTGGTGGGAAGAAAGGCGGGCTCCGGTACCAGGGACACATTCAATGAGATCATCATGGGATCCGCGGCCGCTGAGACCCCGGGTGTGAGCATCGAGGCCCTGGACAGCTCTGAGGTCAAGACCGCGATACTCGGGAGCGATAGGGCCATAGGCTACCTAGGATACAGCTATGTCAGGACTGGTGGAGTTGTTCCGCTCGCGCTGGATGGTGTCTATCCAACTATGGATAACATCAGGGGCGGAAACTACACGCTCGCTAGGAAGCTGTACTTCTACACATTCGGCGAGCCGACCGCTGGAGCAAAGGCATTCATAGACTTCGTTCTTGGACCGGAGGGTCGGAGAATAGCGGAGACGAACGGGTTCATCCCACCATGA
- a CDS encoding response regulator — MGEDTRKLRILLVEDNPEDVFLTRKVLRKSGLDGDMQITGDGAEALRILEDMLRAGEHLPDLILLDINLPDMGGMAVLKSIKGDARFSRIPVVMLTCSNADSDIQKSYDLGASTYLVKPVSRDAMILVMRALFG, encoded by the coding sequence ATGGGTGAAGATACAAGAAAGCTCAGGATACTCCTTGTAGAGGACAATCCGGAGGATGTTTTTCTCACAAGAAAGGTTCTGAGAAAGAGCGGTCTCGATGGAGACATGCAGATCACAGGTGACGGTGCGGAGGCTCTGCGGATTCTCGAGGATATGCTCAGGGCAGGGGAGCACCTGCCAGATCTCATTCTTCTCGATATAAATCTGCCGGACATGGGTGGCATGGCGGTGCTGAAGAGCATTAAGGGCGACGCCAGGTTTTCCAGAATACCCGTGGTGATGCTGACATGCTCCAATGCGGATTCTGACATACAGAAGAGCTACGATCTTGGAGCGAGCACGTACCTCGTTAAGCCGGTCTCAAGGGACGCGATGATCTTGGTCATGAGGGCACTATTCGGCTGA
- a CDS encoding NAD(P)-dependent malic enzyme: MSLQDDALRYHIMGKIAISSRVVLKDAEDLSLAYTPGVAEPSLAISRNPDDVYLYTSKGNMVAVVTDGTAVLGLGDIGPLASIPVMEGKALLFKKFAGIDAFPIALSTKDPAEIVETVVRISPVFGGINLEDISAPRCFEIEEELKKRLDIPVFHDDQHGTAVVVVAALINALKLVGKSFKDISIAVSGAGAAGVAVTKFLLDFGVRDIRVCDRKGIIHRGREDLSPIKRMLAELTNPEGITGTLRDAMRGADVFIGLSVGGIVSRDMVEGMGRDPVVFAMANPVPEIMPDEARKAGARVVATGRSDYPNQVNNALGFPGIFRGALDVRASDINERMKRAAAFAIASLVDPVREDCIIPSPLDRRVVPAVAEAVAAAAIESGVARMPVDPSEVRAHAVAVLSKEWDELPEDHEIG, encoded by the coding sequence ATGTCGCTTCAAGACGATGCTCTCAGGTACCACATAATGGGCAAGATAGCCATCTCCAGCAGAGTCGTTTTAAAGGATGCTGAAGATCTCAGCCTCGCATACACACCCGGTGTGGCAGAGCCCTCCCTCGCGATAAGCAGGAACCCGGACGATGTGTATCTCTACACATCGAAGGGGAACATGGTGGCCGTCGTCACAGACGGCACCGCGGTTCTGGGCCTCGGTGATATAGGGCCGCTGGCATCGATACCCGTCATGGAGGGCAAGGCGCTTCTCTTCAAGAAGTTTGCGGGGATAGATGCCTTTCCGATAGCTCTGAGCACAAAGGATCCAGCTGAGATCGTGGAGACCGTGGTCAGGATCTCTCCGGTCTTCGGCGGCATAAACCTGGAAGATATCAGCGCGCCCAGGTGCTTCGAGATTGAGGAGGAGCTCAAGAAGAGGCTTGACATCCCTGTATTTCACGACGACCAGCACGGAACCGCGGTTGTCGTGGTTGCAGCTCTCATAAACGCGCTGAAGCTGGTCGGCAAGAGCTTCAAGGACATCTCGATAGCTGTATCCGGCGCAGGGGCCGCAGGGGTCGCTGTGACAAAATTCCTGCTGGACTTCGGCGTGAGGGATATCAGGGTATGCGATAGGAAGGGCATAATCCATCGGGGGCGGGAGGATCTCAGCCCCATCAAGCGGATGCTGGCTGAACTCACGAACCCAGAGGGGATTACCGGCACCCTGAGAGATGCGATGAGAGGTGCGGATGTGTTTATAGGGCTCTCTGTTGGAGGAATCGTCAGCAGGGATATGGTCGAGGGAATGGGCAGGGACCCGGTGGTGTTTGCGATGGCAAATCCAGTGCCTGAGATAATGCCGGATGAGGCGAGGAAAGCGGGCGCGAGGGTTGTTGCCACCGGAAGGTCAGACTATCCCAACCAGGTGAACAACGCTCTTGGCTTCCCGGGCATATTCCGGGGCGCGCTCGATGTCAGGGCGAGCGATATAAATGAGAGGATGAAGAGAGCTGCCGCCTTCGCGATAGCGTCTCTGGTCGATCCGGTCAGAGAGGACTGCATAATTCCATCCCCGCTGGACAGGAGGGTTGTTCCTGCGGTGGCAGAGGCTGTGGCTGCAGCTGCAATTGAAAGCGGCGTGGCACGCATGCCTGTCGATCCCTCTGAGGTGAGGGCACATGCGGTAGCGGTTTTATCGAAGGAGTGGGATGAGCTGCCAGAGGACCATGAAATCGGATAA
- a CDS encoding thiamine pyrophosphate-dependent enzyme, translated as MRGALEQIYKALRDVGVGYVAYVPGYPITDLAQSLGAEIAVNEKVAFECALGASATGIRSLVIVKQLGMNILADPLVISATHTTGAGIVVLVGDDLGPRGSQIEMDSRFYGPLTELPVLDPAAPGLYRAVTEAFRVSEEYFIPVILRVTSDVLEDASTEAVIREGVPASLQQTPRRFDRSIWDLTAKGRRQRHLAKVLPALSEVSEASVRVELRGDRGVIAAGSVIPMAERVCEETGSSLLAPLYSYPLPWKTIERFLEMHRLVLVAEGPGTFIESHLKDVRGRLTGHLPYGRVKANDLRTALSLIHISDLRGSIEMETAASRPARRSICEGCPFLPLYKALSRIDVPIAGDAGCTILSLRMGAVDMVYGLGSSIGVASGFREKGIAIVGDYALAHTGIQGLINAIWSRKNVLVGVIWNRVAAMTGFQEVFDLEHVLKALMPEMRIVDMPAPEQEIEQILKDELRSHGVSLVLFRGRCTDRST; from the coding sequence ATGCGAGGAGCATTAGAGCAGATATATAAGGCCCTGAGGGATGTGGGGGTGGGCTACGTCGCATATGTACCAGGCTACCCGATAACAGATCTCGCTCAGTCTCTCGGGGCTGAGATCGCTGTGAACGAGAAGGTCGCATTCGAGTGCGCACTGGGTGCATCTGCCACAGGCATCAGATCTCTGGTAATTGTGAAGCAGCTCGGCATGAACATACTCGCAGATCCCCTTGTTATATCTGCGACTCACACCACAGGCGCTGGTATCGTGGTACTAGTGGGAGACGATCTCGGACCGAGAGGCTCGCAGATCGAGATGGACAGCAGATTCTACGGCCCGCTGACAGAGCTGCCAGTTCTCGATCCCGCAGCTCCGGGTCTGTACAGAGCTGTCACCGAGGCTTTCAGGGTGTCGGAGGAGTACTTTATACCTGTAATACTGAGGGTCACCTCAGATGTGCTCGAGGATGCAAGCACTGAGGCTGTCATCAGAGAGGGCGTGCCGGCATCTCTCCAGCAGACGCCAAGACGCTTCGACAGATCCATCTGGGATCTGACGGCGAAGGGTCGCCGCCAGAGGCATCTGGCGAAGGTTCTTCCCGCTCTGAGCGAGGTATCAGAGGCGTCAGTTCGGGTGGAGCTCCGCGGAGATCGGGGTGTGATAGCAGCTGGATCTGTGATTCCGATGGCAGAGAGGGTATGCGAGGAGACCGGATCGTCGCTGCTCGCCCCTCTATACTCCTATCCGCTCCCATGGAAGACCATCGAGCGGTTTCTGGAGATGCACCGTCTCGTCCTTGTGGCAGAGGGACCGGGGACGTTCATAGAGTCTCATCTTAAAGACGTGCGCGGCAGGCTTACAGGCCATCTCCCGTACGGACGCGTCAAAGCAAATGATCTCAGAACTGCGCTCAGCCTGATCCACATCTCCGATCTCAGAGGAAGCATCGAGATGGAGACTGCTGCAAGCCGTCCCGCGAGGAGATCGATATGCGAGGGATGTCCGTTTCTGCCCCTTTACAAAGCCCTCTCCAGAATTGATGTGCCGATCGCGGGCGATGCCGGATGCACGATACTCTCCCTGAGGATGGGAGCTGTGGACATGGTCTACGGCCTCGGCTCATCGATCGGAGTCGCATCTGGCTTCAGGGAGAAGGGGATCGCGATCGTGGGGGATTACGCGCTTGCGCATACCGGCATCCAGGGATTGATCAATGCCATCTGGAGCAGGAAGAACGTGCTTGTGGGCGTGATCTGGAATCGCGTCGCTGCAATGACAGGATTCCAGGAGGTTTTCGATCTCGAGCATGTCCTAAAAGCTCTTATGCCTGAGATGAGGATCGTGGATATGCCTGCGCCTGAGCAGGAGATCGAGCAGATACTGAAAGATGAGCTCAGGTCCCATGGAGTTTCACTTGTACTCTTCAGGGGCAGATGCACCGATCGGAGCACGTGA